A genomic segment from Amycolatopsis camponoti encodes:
- a CDS encoding S1 RNA-binding domain-containing protein, with protein MSQWQEFVAAHAEGGVLDGVVARVVPFGAFVDVDGHQGLLVTDAAPEPGSRVTVRIETIDVERRRFSLVRA; from the coding sequence ATGTCCCAGTGGCAGGAGTTCGTCGCGGCCCACGCCGAAGGCGGGGTGCTCGACGGTGTTGTGGCCCGGGTGGTCCCGTTCGGCGCGTTCGTCGACGTCGACGGCCATCAGGGTCTCCTGGTGACCGACGCGGCCCCCGAGCCGGGCAGCCGGGTGACGGTCCGCATCGAGACCATCGACGTGGAACGCCGCCGGTTCAGCCTGGTCCGGGCGTGA
- a CDS encoding maleylpyruvate isomerase N-terminal domain-containing protein, translating into MDLFSRTWAALRAAVASLPDAEFAKPSGCRGWLVRDLVCHLVIDAQDVLITLVTPASSPVTHDAVTYWAVSSSLPSGDDPLDALIVRLAAAYEDPALLKFHLDDVGAAAGRAADLADPGMRVSTQDMVLTAGDYLSAYVLEWTLHHLDLPAVPPPPPEGLARAREMVEKIAGTAFPAAFSDPDVLLVATGRRAPSEAEREALGELAARLPFVLG; encoded by the coding sequence GTGGACCTCTTCTCGCGCACGTGGGCGGCGTTGCGCGCCGCGGTCGCTTCCCTGCCCGACGCGGAGTTCGCGAAACCGTCGGGCTGCCGGGGGTGGCTGGTCCGGGACCTGGTGTGCCACCTGGTGATCGACGCGCAGGACGTCCTGATCACGCTGGTGACCCCGGCGTCCTCGCCGGTCACGCACGACGCGGTCACCTACTGGGCGGTGTCATCGTCGCTGCCCTCGGGCGACGACCCGCTGGACGCGCTGATCGTCCGCTTGGCGGCGGCGTACGAGGACCCGGCGCTGCTGAAGTTCCACCTCGACGACGTGGGCGCGGCGGCCGGGCGGGCGGCGGACCTGGCGGACCCGGGGATGCGGGTGTCGACGCAGGACATGGTGCTCACGGCGGGCGACTACCTGTCGGCATACGTGCTGGAGTGGACACTGCACCACCTGGACCTGCCTGCTGTCCCTCCCCCGCCTCCCGAGGGTTTGGCGCGAGCGCGCGAGATGGTCGAGAAGATCGCGGGGACGGCGTTCCCGGCGGCGTTCTCGGACCCGGACGTGCTGCTGGTGGCGACGGGCCGCCGCGCCCCTTCCGAGGCCGAGCGCGAGGCGCTGGGCGAGCTGGCCGCCCGGCTGCCGTTCGTGCTCGGGTGA
- a CDS encoding PucR family transcriptional regulator, which produces MTSLRHVLATLGEPLVEVVVAPHGLGVPVGDVVILDPEDPLEASPGDLVLVIGARGRAAAPAIRAAGRGGAAAVAVKGATGADVAADAGVALLTVGAEARWEQVESLARGVVEAARAGGEAASGEVLGDLFALAQTIATLTGGLVSIEDTANRVLAYSRAGDEVDELRRLSILGREGPERYLAMLREWGVYQRLRAGEGIVRIDERPELGIRRRIAAGIHAGKQPLGTIWVQEGAQPLTERAETALLGASRTLAPRLIRARTLPSPELRLREDLLASLLEGRLDAESVADDIGADPARPAQVLAFSLDRSDNRQLRRAELVHLIAVHTAAYRRSALVSVIGGRVYALLPDLPEHSDAAVLALAREIVGTARRHLDVPVRAALGGVVPRLSAAAASRGDADRVLAAMARGRWPADVASLADVRAEVLLSEVLGFLGAEPRIRDPRLTALVEHDAEHGGILVPAVLAWLDAFGDVRAAARVLNIHPNTVRYRVRRAAEVSEVDFADPAQRILTQLQLRL; this is translated from the coding sequence GTGACGTCGCTGCGACACGTGCTGGCCACCCTCGGTGAACCGCTGGTCGAGGTGGTCGTGGCGCCGCACGGGCTGGGCGTCCCGGTCGGCGACGTCGTGATCCTCGACCCCGAAGACCCCTTGGAGGCGTCCCCGGGCGACCTCGTGCTGGTGATCGGCGCGCGCGGCCGGGCGGCGGCGCCCGCGATCCGCGCGGCCGGGCGCGGCGGGGCGGCCGCGGTGGCCGTCAAGGGCGCGACGGGCGCCGACGTCGCCGCCGACGCGGGCGTCGCGCTCCTCACGGTCGGCGCGGAGGCGCGCTGGGAGCAGGTGGAGTCGCTGGCCCGCGGCGTCGTCGAGGCGGCGCGCGCGGGCGGTGAAGCGGCCAGCGGCGAGGTGCTCGGCGACCTGTTCGCCCTGGCCCAGACGATCGCGACGCTCACCGGCGGCCTGGTCAGCATCGAGGACACGGCCAACCGCGTGCTCGCCTACTCCCGCGCGGGCGACGAGGTCGACGAGCTGCGGCGGCTGTCGATCCTCGGCCGCGAAGGCCCGGAACGCTACCTCGCGATGTTGCGTGAATGGGGTGTCTACCAGCGGCTCCGCGCCGGCGAGGGCATCGTGCGGATCGACGAGCGCCCGGAGCTGGGCATCCGGCGGCGCATCGCGGCGGGCATCCACGCCGGCAAGCAGCCGCTCGGCACGATCTGGGTGCAGGAAGGCGCTCAGCCGCTCACCGAACGCGCCGAGACGGCCCTGCTCGGCGCGAGCCGCACGCTCGCACCGCGGCTGATCCGCGCCCGCACGCTGCCCAGCCCCGAGTTGCGGCTGCGGGAGGACCTCCTCGCGAGCCTGCTGGAAGGGCGGCTGGACGCGGAGTCCGTCGCCGACGACATCGGCGCGGACCCGGCCCGGCCGGCGCAGGTCCTGGCGTTTTCCCTGGACCGCTCGGACAACCGGCAGCTGCGTCGCGCCGAGCTGGTCCACCTGATCGCCGTCCACACGGCGGCCTACCGGCGCAGCGCGCTGGTGAGCGTGATCGGCGGCCGCGTCTACGCGCTGCTGCCCGATCTGCCCGAGCACTCGGATGCGGCCGTGCTGGCGCTGGCCCGGGAGATCGTCGGCACCGCGCGGCGGCACCTGGACGTCCCGGTCCGGGCGGCGCTCGGTGGCGTGGTGCCGCGGTTGTCGGCCGCGGCGGCGTCCCGGGGCGACGCGGACCGCGTCCTGGCGGCGATGGCGCGCGGACGCTGGCCGGCCGACGTCGCGTCGCTGGCCGACGTCCGCGCCGAGGTACTGCTGTCGGAGGTGCTGGGCTTCCTGGGTGCGGAGCCGCGCATCCGGGATCCGCGGCTGACGGCGCTGGTGGAGCACGACGCCGAGCACGGCGGCATCCTCGTCCCGGCCGTCCTGGCGTGGCTCGACGCGTTCGGCGACGTCCGGGCGGCGGCCCGGGTCCTGAACATCCACCCCAACACGGTCCGCTACCGCGTCCGGCGCGCGGCCGAAGTGTCCGAAGTGGACTTCGCCGACCCCGCTCAGCGGATTCTCACCCAGCTGCAGCTGAGGCTGTGA
- the pruA gene encoding L-glutamate gamma-semialdehyde dehydrogenase has protein sequence MDAVTQTPAPKNEPVLTYAPGSAERAELEGALKRLGQAEPVDLTVTVGGEQRPGGGEKIEVVQPHNHRHVLGTIHSATQQDATDAIAAAAKAAPGWRALSYDDRAAILLRAADLLTGPWRATLNAATMLGQSKTATQAEIDAACELADFWRFNVEFGRRVLTEQPISSPGVWNRLEHRPLEGFVYAITPFNFTAIAGNLPTAPALMGNTVLWKPSPTQSFAAHLTMRLLEEAGMPPGVINLLPGDGKAVSEVALTHRDLAGIHFTGSTATFQHLWGTVGANIAGYRSYPRLVGETGGKDFVLAHPSADVDVLRTALVRGAFEYQGQKCSAASRAYIPRSVWNQVKDGLVAETEALSYGDVTDLSHFGGAVIDRRAFTKHAELFERVKSDASVEVLTGGTADDEDGFFVQPTILVSDNPKHEIFSTEYFGPILSVHVYEDGDFDAVLKLVDETAAYALTGAIIANDRTAVAKASEALRFAAGNFYVNDKPTGAVVGQQPFGGARASGTNDKAGSIFNLQRWTSPRSIKETFVPPTSVRYPHQG, from the coding sequence GTGGACGCCGTGACCCAGACCCCCGCCCCGAAGAACGAGCCGGTGCTGACGTACGCGCCGGGCAGCGCTGAGCGCGCGGAACTCGAGGGTGCGCTCAAGCGGCTGGGCCAGGCGGAACCCGTCGACCTCACGGTCACCGTCGGCGGCGAGCAGCGCCCCGGCGGCGGCGAGAAGATCGAGGTCGTCCAGCCGCACAACCACCGGCACGTGCTGGGCACCATCCACAGCGCCACCCAGCAGGACGCGACCGACGCCATCGCCGCCGCCGCGAAGGCCGCGCCCGGGTGGCGCGCGCTGTCCTACGACGACCGCGCGGCCATCCTGCTGCGCGCCGCCGACCTGCTGACCGGCCCGTGGCGCGCCACGCTCAACGCCGCCACCATGCTCGGCCAGTCCAAGACCGCGACCCAGGCCGAGATCGACGCCGCCTGCGAGCTCGCCGACTTCTGGCGCTTCAACGTCGAGTTCGGCCGCCGCGTCCTCACCGAGCAGCCGATCAGCTCGCCGGGTGTGTGGAACCGCCTGGAGCACCGGCCCCTCGAAGGCTTCGTCTACGCGATCACGCCGTTCAACTTCACCGCGATCGCCGGCAACCTGCCGACCGCGCCTGCCCTGATGGGCAACACCGTGCTGTGGAAGCCGTCGCCGACGCAGTCGTTCGCCGCGCACCTGACCATGCGGCTGCTCGAAGAGGCGGGCATGCCGCCGGGCGTCATCAACCTGCTGCCGGGCGACGGCAAGGCCGTCTCCGAGGTCGCCCTGACCCACCGCGACCTGGCCGGCATCCACTTCACCGGCTCGACCGCGACGTTCCAGCACCTCTGGGGCACGGTCGGCGCGAACATCGCCGGCTACCGCTCCTACCCGCGGCTGGTCGGCGAGACCGGCGGCAAGGACTTCGTGCTCGCGCACCCGTCCGCCGACGTCGACGTCCTGCGCACCGCCCTGGTCCGCGGCGCCTTCGAGTACCAGGGCCAGAAGTGCTCCGCGGCTTCGCGGGCCTACATCCCGCGCAGCGTCTGGAACCAGGTGAAGGACGGTCTCGTGGCCGAGACCGAGGCGCTGTCCTACGGCGACGTCACCGACCTTTCGCACTTCGGCGGCGCGGTGATCGACCGGCGCGCGTTCACCAAGCACGCGGAGCTGTTCGAGCGCGTCAAGAGCGACGCTTCGGTGGAGGTCCTCACCGGGGGCACCGCCGACGACGAAGACGGCTTCTTCGTCCAGCCGACGATCCTCGTCTCGGACAACCCGAAGCACGAGATCTTCTCCACCGAGTACTTCGGGCCGATCCTCTCGGTGCACGTCTACGAAGACGGCGACTTCGACGCCGTGCTCAAGCTCGTCGACGAGACCGCCGCGTACGCGCTGACCGGCGCGATCATCGCCAACGACCGCACGGCCGTGGCGAAGGCGTCGGAGGCGCTGCGGTTCGCCGCGGGCAACTTCTACGTCAACGACAAGCCGACCGGTGCCGTCGTCGGCCAGCAGCCGTTCGGCGGCGCGCGGGCGTCGGGCACCAACGACAAGGCGGGGTCGATCTTCAACCTCCAGCGCTGGACCAGCCCGCGCTCGATCAAGGAGACGTTCGTCCCGCCGACCAGCGTCCGTTACCCCCACCAGGGCTGA
- a CDS encoding proline dehydrogenase family protein, with protein sequence MLRAPLLAAARSKGIRRLVEAVPATRSVVRRFVAGSETADAVRVARELAADGRRITLDHLGEDTTDAAQAASTVAAYEAVLSALAAEGLASGADVSVKLSAVGQFLPSNGEDVALENARKICAAADAVGATVTLDMEDHTTTDSTLGILRELRGEYPWVGAVLQAYLRRTEQDCRELSGPGSRVRLCKGAYAEPETVAFQEKSEVDKSYVRCLRVLMAGAGYPMVASHDPRMIEIAGALAIENGRKDDDHEFQMLYGIRPEEQGRIAAAGSRMRVYVPYGDEWYGYFMRRLAERPANLAFFLRGLATRS encoded by the coding sequence ATGCTGCGTGCCCCGTTGCTCGCCGCCGCCCGGTCGAAGGGCATCCGGCGGCTCGTCGAAGCGGTACCCGCCACGCGATCCGTGGTGCGCCGGTTCGTCGCCGGGTCCGAGACCGCCGACGCCGTCCGCGTCGCCAGGGAACTGGCGGCGGACGGCCGGCGGATCACCCTCGACCACCTCGGCGAGGACACCACCGACGCCGCGCAGGCCGCGTCGACGGTCGCGGCCTACGAAGCCGTGCTGTCGGCGCTGGCCGCGGAAGGCCTGGCTTCGGGGGCGGACGTCTCGGTGAAGCTGTCGGCGGTCGGCCAGTTCCTGCCGTCGAACGGCGAGGACGTCGCGTTGGAGAACGCGCGGAAGATCTGCGCGGCGGCCGACGCGGTCGGCGCGACGGTGACGCTCGACATGGAGGACCACACCACCACGGACTCGACGCTGGGCATCCTGCGCGAGCTGCGCGGCGAGTACCCGTGGGTCGGCGCGGTGCTGCAGGCCTACCTGCGGCGCACCGAGCAGGACTGCCGGGAACTGTCCGGGCCGGGTTCGCGCGTGCGGCTCTGCAAGGGCGCGTACGCCGAGCCGGAGACCGTGGCGTTCCAGGAGAAGTCCGAGGTGGACAAGTCCTACGTCCGCTGCCTGCGCGTCCTGATGGCGGGGGCCGGGTACCCGATGGTGGCCTCGCACGACCCGCGGATGATCGAGATCGCCGGGGCGCTGGCGATCGAAAACGGCCGCAAGGACGACGACCACGAGTTCCAGATGCTCTACGGCATCCGGCCGGAGGAGCAGGGCCGGATCGCGGCCGCGGGCTCGCGCATGCGCGTCTACGTGCCCTACGGCGACGAGTGGTACGGCTACTTCATGCGCCGGCTGGCCGAGCGCCCGGCGAACCTGGCGTTCTTCCTGCGCGGGCTCGCCACCCGCTCCTGA
- the trxA gene encoding thioredoxin: protein MSTVELTAENFDQTVSDNEFVLIDFWASWCGPCRQFAPVYEKASEKHDDLVFASVDTEAQQQLAAAFDVRSIPTLAIIRDKTLIYAQPGALPEPALEELIKQAREVDMDEVKRKAAEAEAEQA, encoded by the coding sequence ATGAGCACCGTTGAACTGACTGCCGAGAACTTCGACCAGACGGTAAGCGACAACGAGTTCGTCCTGATCGACTTCTGGGCGAGCTGGTGCGGACCGTGCCGCCAGTTCGCGCCGGTCTACGAAAAGGCCTCCGAGAAGCACGACGACCTCGTGTTCGCGAGCGTCGACACCGAAGCGCAGCAGCAGCTCGCCGCAGCCTTCGACGTCCGCTCCATCCCGACGCTGGCCATCATCCGCGACAAGACGCTGATCTACGCCCAGCCGGGCGCGCTGCCCGAGCCGGCCCTCGAAGAGCTCATCAAGCAGGCTCGCGAGGTCGACATGGACGAGGTCAAGCGCAAGGCCGCCGAAGCCGAGGCCGAGCAGGCCTGA
- a CDS encoding DUF2630 family protein, translating into MADGEILGRIDELIAEEHELRSRAVGVGLSGGDKDRLTTVEQQLDQCWDLLRQRRAKTEFHENPDEAAARPVSEVESYRQ; encoded by the coding sequence ATGGCCGACGGCGAAATCCTGGGCCGGATCGACGAGCTGATCGCGGAGGAGCACGAGCTCCGGTCGCGCGCGGTCGGCGTCGGGCTGAGCGGTGGCGACAAGGATCGCCTCACGACGGTCGAGCAGCAGCTCGACCAGTGCTGGGACCTGCTCCGCCAGCGCCGCGCGAAAACGGAGTTCCACGAGAACCCGGACGAAGCCGCGGCCCGCCCGGTCTCCGAGGTGGAGTCCTACCGCCAGTAA
- a CDS encoding alpha/beta hydrolase, with protein MRRRSRVLVALLALASAAGCAAGPSVRPALVENDGKPTAASPSATPSVPLPPLGEPQSPSLRWADCDDDTRQRIGTPGVPDTLHFTCARVTAPLDAPGEARRSVVRLLALKVGTGPVPLVVVNDVSGDPGTVYAARLAATLPPAFLEKFSLIGLDRRGTGLSGPAQCVPDDIRHDLIDADPAEGDLQDVLDAARKAGQQCAIELDDSQTALDSWRSAGDLDELRKQLGMERLNALGRGDGSKVLSQYAVRFPGQVGRMVLDGVPDPGPDTAAVLDAVAAGAQSTLDAFATDCAARKCALGDPKTALTALAGQLRQNIAPLTDDGVAFGPGVAMFAVYSGLAQRSRWPELADAIVAARSGDIRPLAAFAAPALHDSRAQPSRLDVTIATHCNDSQTRLSADQLDQVAAGMRAKYPQFGAVVAQQLAWCGPWPVRTEPLPPAGATGAPPILVTATAADPVTPQVGSTRAADQMPTAVTITWQGAGHGAVGSSPCVTDAARAFLIDGKVPADGTLCPA; from the coding sequence GTGCGCCGCCGTTCCCGTGTCCTGGTCGCGCTGCTCGCCCTGGCCTCCGCCGCGGGCTGCGCCGCCGGGCCGTCGGTCCGCCCGGCGCTGGTCGAGAACGACGGGAAGCCGACGGCCGCCTCGCCGTCGGCCACGCCCTCGGTGCCGCTGCCGCCGCTGGGCGAACCGCAGTCGCCTTCGCTGCGGTGGGCCGACTGCGACGACGACACCCGGCAGCGGATCGGCACCCCCGGCGTCCCGGACACGCTGCACTTCACCTGCGCCCGGGTCACCGCCCCGCTCGACGCGCCCGGCGAGGCCCGGCGCTCGGTCGTGCGGCTGCTCGCGCTGAAGGTCGGCACCGGCCCGGTGCCGCTGGTCGTCGTCAACGACGTCAGCGGCGATCCCGGCACGGTGTACGCCGCGCGGCTGGCCGCGACGCTGCCGCCGGCGTTCCTGGAGAAGTTCTCGCTGATCGGCCTCGACCGGCGCGGCACCGGGCTCTCGGGCCCCGCCCAGTGCGTGCCCGACGACATCCGGCACGACCTGATCGACGCGGACCCGGCCGAAGGCGACCTGCAGGACGTCCTGGACGCCGCGCGCAAGGCCGGCCAGCAGTGCGCGATCGAGCTGGACGACTCCCAGACCGCGCTCGACAGCTGGCGCAGCGCCGGCGACCTCGACGAGCTGCGCAAGCAGCTGGGCATGGAACGGCTGAACGCGCTCGGCCGCGGCGACGGCTCGAAGGTCCTTTCGCAGTACGCCGTGCGCTTCCCCGGCCAGGTCGGCCGGATGGTGCTCGACGGCGTCCCCGACCCGGGCCCCGACACCGCCGCGGTGCTCGACGCGGTCGCCGCCGGCGCCCAGTCCACGCTGGACGCCTTCGCCACGGACTGCGCCGCGCGCAAGTGCGCTCTCGGCGACCCGAAGACGGCACTGACGGCGCTCGCCGGCCAGCTGCGGCAGAACATCGCGCCGCTGACCGACGACGGCGTCGCGTTCGGGCCGGGGGTGGCGATGTTCGCCGTCTACTCGGGACTGGCGCAGCGCTCGCGGTGGCCGGAGCTGGCCGACGCGATCGTGGCGGCGCGGTCGGGGGACATCCGGCCGCTGGCGGCCTTCGCCGCGCCGGCGTTGCACGACTCGCGCGCCCAGCCGTCGCGGCTCGACGTCACGATCGCGACCCACTGCAACGACAGCCAGACCCGGCTCTCGGCCGACCAGCTCGACCAGGTCGCGGCCGGAATGCGGGCGAAGTACCCGCAGTTCGGCGCGGTCGTCGCCCAGCAGCTGGCCTGGTGCGGGCCGTGGCCGGTGCGGACCGAGCCGCTGCCGCCGGCGGGCGCGACCGGCGCACCGCCGATCCTGGTCACGGCCACCGCGGCCGACCCGGTGACGCCCCAGGTGGGCAGCACGCGCGCGGCGGACCAGATGCCTACCGCGGTGACGATCACCTGGCAGGGCGCGGGCCACGGCGCGGTGGGCTCGTCCCCCTGCGTCACCGACGCGGCCCGCGCCTTCCTGATCGACGGCAAGGTCCCCGCCGACGGCACCCTCTGCCCCGCCTGA
- a CDS encoding ATP-dependent DNA ligase: protein MPLPLRPPLKPMLAKPAKAIPDSGGLLFEPKWDGFRCIVFKDGDELYLQSRAEKPLNRYFPEAVSRLLETLPPRVVLDGELVVARGGRLDFDALTERIHPAESRITLLAAEQPAEFVAFDLLALDDESLLDEPTSARRERLVELAGDRFALTPATTDPATARHWFELFEGAGLDGVIGKPLDEPYTPGKRVLHKYKHLRTADCVLAGLRWHVDGGPGDLVGSFLLGLHDDKGVLHHVGTVGSFPKERRRELAEELAPLVTDGEDHPWGGRATGEAQRIPGGITRWRATEHEWVPLRPERVVEVAYENTEGGMPSRFRHNARFKRWRPDREPASCDYTQLEEPARYDLDAVFRGQVVRTR, encoded by the coding sequence ATGCCCCTACCGCTGCGGCCGCCGCTGAAGCCGATGCTCGCCAAGCCCGCGAAGGCCATCCCGGACTCCGGGGGCCTGCTGTTCGAGCCCAAGTGGGACGGCTTCCGCTGCATCGTCTTCAAGGACGGCGACGAGCTGTACCTGCAGTCCCGCGCGGAAAAGCCGCTGAACCGGTACTTCCCGGAAGCCGTCTCCCGGCTGTTGGAGACGCTCCCACCGCGGGTCGTGCTCGACGGCGAGCTGGTCGTCGCGCGCGGCGGGCGGCTGGACTTCGACGCGCTCACCGAGCGGATCCACCCCGCCGAAAGCCGGATCACGCTGCTGGCCGCCGAGCAACCCGCCGAGTTCGTCGCCTTCGACCTGCTCGCCCTCGACGACGAGTCGCTCCTGGACGAGCCGACGTCGGCCCGGCGCGAACGGCTCGTCGAGCTGGCCGGCGACCGGTTCGCGCTCACCCCGGCCACGACCGACCCCGCCACCGCGCGGCACTGGTTCGAGCTGTTCGAGGGCGCGGGCCTCGACGGCGTCATCGGCAAGCCGCTCGACGAGCCGTACACGCCGGGCAAGCGCGTCCTGCACAAGTACAAGCACCTGCGCACCGCGGACTGCGTCCTGGCCGGACTGCGCTGGCACGTCGACGGCGGCCCCGGCGACCTGGTCGGCTCGTTCCTGCTCGGCCTCCACGACGACAAGGGCGTGCTGCACCACGTCGGCACCGTCGGGTCGTTCCCCAAGGAACGCCGTCGCGAGCTCGCCGAGGAGCTGGCGCCGCTGGTCACCGACGGCGAGGACCACCCCTGGGGCGGGCGCGCGACCGGCGAGGCCCAGCGGATCCCCGGCGGCATCACCCGCTGGCGGGCGACCGAGCACGAGTGGGTGCCGCTGCGGCCCGAGCGCGTCGTCGAGGTCGCGTACGAGAACACCGAAGGCGGCATGCCGTCGCGGTTCCGGCACAACGCCCGGTTCAAGCGGTGGCGCCCCGACCGCGAACCCGCGTCGTGCGACTACACGCAGCTGGAGGAACCGGCACGCTACGACCTCGACGCCGTGTTCCGCGGCCAGGTGGTGCGGACCCGCTAA
- a CDS encoding alkaline shock response membrane anchor protein AmaP — MSKSVATKALSRSYTGERALAFLVGLLALAGGALALVVGFGVLGEFRGRRPLLDPMALDWLGAHATPARIAAIVLGVLLFVFGLRGTLRSLRPEPRPDVDLDRTEGAELVVTAAAVSGAVQTDAEQLDGVSRARVRAVGSRTSPALRITLWLHEGTDLKSVWEDLDARVLTRARESLGLDVLPTAVRLELDTTAAKRVR; from the coding sequence ATGAGCAAGTCCGTCGCTACCAAGGCGCTTTCCCGGTCGTACACGGGCGAACGCGCGCTCGCGTTCCTCGTCGGGCTGCTGGCCCTGGCCGGCGGGGCGCTCGCCCTGGTGGTCGGCTTCGGCGTGCTCGGCGAGTTCCGCGGCCGCCGTCCGCTGCTCGACCCGATGGCGCTCGACTGGCTCGGCGCGCACGCCACGCCCGCCCGGATCGCCGCGATCGTGCTCGGCGTCCTGCTGTTCGTGTTCGGCCTGCGGGGGACGCTGCGTTCGCTGCGCCCGGAACCACGGCCCGACGTGGACCTCGACCGCACCGAGGGCGCGGAGCTCGTCGTCACCGCGGCCGCCGTCTCCGGCGCGGTCCAGACCGACGCCGAGCAGCTCGACGGCGTGAGCCGCGCCCGGGTCCGCGCGGTCGGCTCCCGGACGTCTCCCGCGTTGCGCATCACCCTGTGGCTGCACGAGGGAACCGACCTCAAGAGCGTCTGGGAAGACCTGGACGCGCGCGTCCTGACCAGGGCGCGGGAATCGCTCGGCCTCGACGTCCTGCCCACCGCGGTCCGCTTGGAACTCGACACGACCGCGGCGAAACGCGTGCGCTGA
- a CDS encoding DUF6286 domain-containing protein, producing the protein MRPLVRLLSTLLALAFAAAGALLALEVGWHWWRPGSGPLVVPWPRWQAELASLGWDAYAVRVGAGVVAAAGLVLLLCALGAGSRAIRLTDPAGEVSVSTSPRSLARLVGLAVRAQDNVAGATVTASARRVRVRAKSTLETEGELRPRLLETVSALLDDVPLVRRPKVSVVVDSPKDRR; encoded by the coding sequence GTGCGCCCGCTCGTCCGCCTCCTGTCCACCCTGCTCGCCCTGGCCTTCGCGGCCGCCGGCGCGCTGCTCGCCCTCGAAGTCGGCTGGCACTGGTGGCGCCCCGGTTCGGGGCCGCTGGTGGTGCCGTGGCCGCGCTGGCAGGCCGAACTCGCGTCACTGGGCTGGGACGCCTACGCGGTGCGCGTCGGCGCGGGCGTGGTCGCCGCCGCCGGCCTGGTCCTGCTGCTGTGCGCGCTGGGCGCCGGGAGCCGCGCGATCCGGCTCACCGACCCGGCGGGCGAGGTGAGCGTCTCGACGTCACCGCGCTCGCTGGCCCGGCTGGTCGGGCTCGCCGTGCGCGCGCAGGACAACGTCGCCGGCGCGACGGTCACCGCGAGCGCCCGCCGCGTCCGCGTCCGCGCGAAGAGCACCCTCGAAACCGAGGGCGAGCTGCGGCCGCGCCTGCTCGAAACGGTCTCCGCACTGCTCGACGACGTCCCGCTGGTGCGACGGCCGAAGGTGTCGGTCGTCGTCGACTCCCCCAAGGACCGCCGATGA
- a CDS encoding Asp23/Gls24 family envelope stress response protein yields MSRVLDVPRELAEPAERGTLTVGHAVVRKVAQHAADQVPGTSRAGKKGTKAKVGGLDNDVDLALDLALQYPAPVRTVVGVVREKVTEEVELLTGYHVRTLAVTVSALLPDVPPRVR; encoded by the coding sequence GTGAGCCGCGTCCTGGACGTGCCGCGCGAGCTCGCCGAACCGGCCGAGCGCGGCACCCTCACCGTCGGGCACGCCGTGGTGCGCAAGGTCGCCCAGCACGCCGCCGACCAGGTCCCCGGCACCTCCCGCGCCGGCAAGAAGGGCACCAAGGCGAAGGTCGGCGGCCTCGACAACGACGTCGACCTCGCGCTCGACCTCGCCCTGCAGTACCCGGCGCCGGTGCGGACCGTCGTCGGCGTCGTGCGCGAGAAGGTGACCGAAGAGGTGGAGCTGCTCACCGGCTACCACGTGCGGACCCTGGCCGTGACGGTGTCCGCGCTCCTGCCGGACGTGCCGCCGAGGGTGCGGTAG
- a CDS encoding J domain-containing protein yields MSGRDADDAEGRAAFRAFVRAHHPDVGGDPAEFAAGLARFRERGPAARESEVDSRYDAPVSFVARRRGIAAVLARFRRRPPRVR; encoded by the coding sequence ATGAGCGGGCGCGACGCGGACGACGCGGAAGGCCGGGCGGCCTTCCGCGCGTTCGTGCGCGCCCACCACCCGGACGTGGGCGGCGACCCGGCGGAGTTCGCGGCCGGGCTGGCCCGCTTCCGCGAGCGCGGGCCGGCCGCCCGGGAGTCCGAAGTGGACTCCCGCTACGACGCTCCGGTGAGCTTCGTCGCCCGGCGCCGGGGGATCGCCGCCGTACTGGCCCGCTTCCGCCGCCGGCCGCCCCGGGTGCGGTGA
- a CDS encoding Asp23/Gls24 family envelope stress response protein — protein sequence MHPQRTESPGTVTPLNEEGAAGRTTISSVVVQKVAGLATREVAGVHALGGGGVSRALGALRERIPGSGTVTTAGVAVEVGEKQTAIDLDVVVEYGARIADVARAIRRNVITAVEQITGLEVIEVNISVNDIHLPGEEEPESTRVE from the coding sequence ATGCACCCGCAACGGACCGAAAGCCCCGGCACGGTGACCCCGCTCAACGAGGAGGGCGCCGCCGGCCGCACCACCATCTCGTCGGTGGTCGTGCAGAAGGTCGCCGGCCTGGCCACCCGCGAGGTCGCCGGCGTGCACGCCCTGGGCGGCGGCGGGGTGTCGCGCGCGCTCGGTGCCCTGCGCGAACGCATCCCCGGTTCCGGCACGGTCACGACGGCCGGCGTCGCGGTGGAGGTCGGCGAGAAGCAGACGGCGATCGACCTCGACGTCGTCGTGGAGTACGGCGCGCGCATCGCCGACGTCGCCCGCGCGATCCGGCGCAACGTCATCACCGCGGTCGAGCAGATCACCGGCCTCGAGGTGATCGAGGTCAACATCTCCGTCAACGACATCCACCTGCCCGGCGAGGAAGAACCCGAATCGACGCGGGTGGAATGA